The following are from one region of the Veillonella nakazawae genome:
- the mrdA gene encoding penicillin-binding protein 2, whose product MLEGLYKRRKTSRFDVLFYIVAGIFIVLALRLFMLQILAGGYYQAKAEGNRLRMVPMTAARGVMYDRNGQILVGSRPAYTISIMPTGKALDDGEVAKLAALLKMKPEDITKKVNDHKYGYEPIRIANDISMDVVTTIEEHRHELPGVTIDVEPLRYYPYETMASQLFGYVGEVSEEELEELKQQDPNTLVSGGTILGRSGLEKLYDSILRGTDGGKQVEVDATGRPVAEVDRKHTVPGANIHLTIDVNLQKAAEEAVKNQLDQLRAQGIPAQGAAVVAMDPNTGAILAMVSAPEFNPNWFSKGITTAQWNQLNNDKNHPFDNKVISGEYPPGSPFKIITGTAALDLKKVTPEEMIFDSGKHWLIDKRNAEGEALGWLNFNRALAKSDNVYFYEMGNRVGIENLDKYAAYFGIGEKTGINLPGEASGIMASPEYKRKVYDEDWYLGETFDAAIGQSFTLVTPLQMAVLLSEVANGGIKYKPYVVSRIDNKDGTPKEIFGPDKLGILPVPKNIMDLIREGLRDVTNEGGTAGDLFKGFPINVAGKTGTAENAHGRDHGWFVAYAPYDKPQIVVVALVEQGSFGAGSAGPIVRDVLAAYFNVPLNKKTNDTNTKSNKDSATVGNTSNGQKPQNAVTSGQPRKD is encoded by the coding sequence GTGCTTGAAGGCCTCTATAAACGAAGAAAAACGAGTCGCTTTGATGTACTCTTTTACATTGTAGCGGGTATATTTATAGTGTTAGCATTGCGTTTGTTTATGCTACAAATCTTGGCTGGTGGCTATTATCAAGCCAAGGCGGAAGGCAACCGATTGCGCATGGTACCGATGACTGCAGCACGAGGCGTTATGTATGATCGTAATGGTCAAATTCTTGTAGGCTCTCGACCTGCCTATACTATATCTATCATGCCTACCGGAAAGGCTTTGGATGATGGTGAAGTTGCTAAATTGGCAGCTTTATTAAAAATGAAACCTGAAGATATTACAAAGAAGGTTAATGATCACAAGTATGGTTATGAGCCAATACGTATTGCTAATGATATTTCTATGGATGTAGTGACAACCATTGAAGAGCATCGTCATGAATTACCAGGGGTAACCATTGATGTTGAGCCACTTCGATACTATCCATATGAAACGATGGCTTCTCAATTATTTGGTTATGTTGGTGAAGTGAGTGAAGAGGAATTAGAAGAGCTAAAACAGCAAGACCCTAATACACTGGTAAGTGGCGGTACTATTTTAGGTCGTTCTGGTCTCGAAAAATTATATGATTCTATCTTGCGTGGTACCGATGGTGGTAAACAAGTTGAGGTAGATGCTACAGGTCGTCCTGTGGCTGAAGTAGATAGAAAACATACAGTGCCAGGTGCTAATATTCATCTAACCATCGATGTGAATTTACAAAAGGCTGCAGAAGAAGCTGTTAAAAACCAGCTCGATCAATTGCGTGCGCAAGGTATTCCAGCACAAGGGGCAGCAGTGGTGGCCATGGACCCTAATACAGGGGCTATTTTAGCTATGGTCAGTGCGCCTGAATTTAATCCAAACTGGTTTTCTAAAGGGATTACAACTGCTCAATGGAATCAGCTGAATAATGATAAAAATCATCCATTTGATAATAAGGTTATTTCTGGTGAATATCCACCAGGATCACCATTTAAGATTATTACCGGTACAGCTGCGTTAGATCTTAAAAAGGTTACTCCTGAAGAGATGATCTTTGACAGTGGTAAGCACTGGTTGATCGATAAGCGAAATGCAGAAGGTGAAGCCTTAGGATGGCTTAACTTTAATAGAGCGCTTGCTAAGTCAGATAACGTTTACTTCTATGAAATGGGTAATCGCGTTGGTATAGAAAATCTCGATAAATATGCTGCTTATTTTGGTATTGGCGAAAAGACTGGTATTAATTTACCAGGTGAGGCGTCTGGCATTATGGCAAGCCCTGAGTATAAACGAAAAGTATATGATGAAGATTGGTACTTAGGTGAAACTTTCGATGCTGCTATTGGTCAATCTTTTACCTTAGTTACGCCATTGCAAATGGCTGTTTTGCTCAGCGAAGTAGCTAATGGTGGCATTAAATATAAACCTTATGTGGTAAGCCGTATTGATAATAAAGATGGCACTCCGAAAGAGATTTTCGGTCCTGATAAATTAGGTATTCTACCAGTTCCAAAAAATATTATGGACCTTATTCGAGAAGGTTTGCGTGATGTTACAAACGAAGGTGGTACAGCAGGGGACTTATTTAAAGGCTTCCCAATTAATGTAGCTGGTAAGACTGGTACTGCGGAAAATGCACATGGCCGGGATCATGGCTGGTTTGTAGCCTATGCACCATATGACAAGCCACAAATTGTTGTGGTTGCACTTGTTGAACAAGGTAGCTTTGGTGCGGGCTCTGCAGGTCCAATCGTACGAGATGTGTTAGCCGCATATTTCAATGTACCATTAAATAAAAAAACGAATGATACAAATACTAAAAGTAATAAAGATAGTGCAACTGTAGGGAATACGTCTAATGGGCAGAAACCTCAGAATGCAGTAACAAGTGGGCAACCAAGAAAGGATTAG
- a CDS encoding Maf family protein: MAGLYLASQSPRRTELLTQVGIDHIVVSSAYEEANKGYDDPIEMVKEQALGKARAAVGVPEGSIVLGADTIVVLDNQVLGKPHDESEARHMLERLSGRVHSVITGVALLIKGQEIVFHNETKVYFKKLAPFEIESYIASGEPMDKAGAYGIQGKGALWVEKIEGSYTNVVGLPVEHVYDELCKALGAK; the protein is encoded by the coding sequence ATGGCTGGATTATATTTGGCGAGCCAATCACCACGAAGAACTGAATTATTAACACAAGTTGGTATTGATCATATTGTTGTATCAAGTGCCTATGAAGAGGCTAATAAGGGGTATGATGATCCTATTGAAATGGTGAAAGAACAAGCTTTAGGTAAGGCTCGTGCGGCTGTAGGCGTACCTGAAGGGAGCATCGTACTAGGTGCTGATACGATTGTCGTATTAGACAATCAAGTGCTAGGTAAACCTCATGATGAATCTGAGGCCCGTCATATGCTAGAGCGTTTATCAGGCCGAGTTCATTCTGTAATTACTGGTGTAGCCTTGCTTATTAAAGGTCAAGAAATAGTTTTTCATAATGAAACAAAGGTATATTTTAAAAAATTAGCTCCTTTTGAAATCGAATCCTATATTGCTAGTGGCGAACCTATGGACAAAGCTGGCGCCTATGGTATACAAGGTAAAGGTGCTTTATGGGTAGAGAAGATAGAAGGCTCTTATACCAATGTGGTAGGATTACCTGTTGAACATGTATACGATGAATTGTGTAAAGCATTAGGTGCTAAATAA
- a CDS encoding P-loop NTPase, translating to MGEIIGVVSGKGGVGKTTVTACLGAALSHAGHRVLLCDGDFGLRDLDLVLGVADEIIYDALDASEDKEYTDDAIVSIAENLDFLPASQSARWEDIGRKKYKKLVRRLCDVYDYILIDAPAGIGKGIESILDLVSRCIVVTHPLWVSLRNGARMIQVCQEHNIRDFAIAFNAVPVDSEDIDLYDMLEVLRAEYVGAMIPYDEDILTYTQDGHLLDLVSHEFRNVLAPLVDYVVTGDCWEDYDVQKQFDAYVTKKKAAKEEACTPTLASAGESIFEDSNTVLYINRGGWTTQRLLVQGKQSLWRRRKLK from the coding sequence ATGGGCGAAATCATTGGTGTTGTATCCGGCAAGGGTGGCGTAGGTAAAACGACCGTCACTGCATGCTTGGGTGCAGCCTTAAGTCATGCAGGGCACCGCGTATTGCTCTGTGATGGGGACTTTGGATTGCGCGATTTGGATCTCGTATTAGGCGTGGCAGATGAAATTATCTATGATGCACTTGATGCGAGTGAAGATAAAGAATATACAGATGATGCTATTGTATCCATTGCAGAAAATCTAGATTTCTTACCGGCTAGTCAAAGTGCACGCTGGGAAGATATAGGTCGAAAGAAGTATAAGAAATTAGTTCGTCGGCTTTGTGATGTATATGACTATATTTTGATTGATGCACCAGCAGGGATTGGTAAGGGCATTGAGTCAATTTTAGATCTTGTGAGTCGTTGTATCGTTGTGACCCATCCATTGTGGGTATCCTTGCGCAATGGGGCGCGTATGATTCAAGTGTGTCAAGAACATAATATTCGCGACTTTGCTATTGCCTTTAATGCAGTGCCAGTAGATAGTGAAGACATAGATTTATATGATATGTTGGAAGTCCTTCGCGCCGAGTATGTAGGGGCTATGATTCCTTATGATGAAGATATCCTAACATATACACAAGATGGTCATTTGTTAGACCTTGTTTCTCATGAGTTTCGTAATGTATTAGCACCTCTTGTAGACTATGTTGTGACAGGCGATTGTTGGGAAGATTATGATGTACAAAAACAATTTGATGCCTATGTAACTAAGAAAAAAGCGGCTAAAGAAGAAGCATGTACACCGACTCTTGCTTCAGCTGGTGAGTCTATCTTTGAAGATTCGAATACTGTTTTGTATATTAATCGCGGTGGATGGACTACTCAGCGTTTATTAGTGCAAGGTAAGCAAAGTTTATGGCGCCGTCGTAAATTGAAATAG
- the mreC gene encoding rod shape-determining protein MreC, which produces MIQSDKKLIIVVVISCILLALLGFAWKQRTSIPFVTVTLEGITTPFAYGSARLLDGVQTGFTVLNNAISATIESDEAASRKAELEQKVVNYDEVVAENIRLRQLLNYKSNHPEFSMTLAGIITKDYGTWTNTFTIDKGSEEGMAVNMAVVVPSGVVGFITDVYPHSSRVQTILDPRSAIGVIVQRPESRLSGVVKGDGDSPRTPSMVNIARDGDVLVGDKLITSGYGGIYPKGLPVGNVQSIENDTEGFVKNAVITPSVDFYRLEEVFVLTSSSVSAPPKPGLEPKLVPQTQRDQVEGAKGAVKP; this is translated from the coding sequence ATGATACAGTCAGATAAAAAGTTAATTATCGTTGTTGTCATTAGCTGTATCCTATTAGCTCTGCTCGGATTTGCATGGAAACAACGAACTAGTATTCCTTTTGTTACTGTCACTCTTGAAGGTATTACAACACCATTTGCTTATGGATCTGCCCGTTTGCTTGACGGTGTACAAACCGGTTTTACAGTGCTCAATAATGCTATTTCTGCAACTATTGAAAGTGATGAGGCCGCATCTCGCAAGGCTGAATTAGAACAAAAGGTTGTTAACTATGATGAAGTAGTAGCAGAAAATATTCGACTTCGTCAATTGCTCAACTATAAGAGCAATCATCCGGAATTCTCCATGACTTTAGCCGGTATTATTACAAAGGATTACGGCACATGGACAAATACGTTCACTATCGATAAGGGTAGTGAAGAAGGGATGGCTGTCAATATGGCTGTCGTTGTACCAAGTGGGGTAGTTGGCTTTATTACCGATGTATACCCTCATTCTTCTCGCGTACAAACTATTCTTGACCCACGTAGTGCAATCGGTGTTATTGTACAACGTCCTGAATCTCGCCTATCTGGTGTCGTAAAAGGTGATGGCGACTCACCTCGTACGCCATCAATGGTAAATATTGCCCGTGATGGTGATGTATTAGTAGGGGATAAATTAATCACCTCTGGGTATGGTGGTATCTACCCTAAAGGATTGCCTGTTGGTAATGTACAGTCCATCGAAAATGATACGGAAGGTTTTGTAAAGAATGCCGTAATTACACCAAGTGTGGACTTCTATCGTTTAGAAGAGGTGTTTGTCCTTACATCATCTTCAGTAAGTGCACCACCAAAACCAGGGCTTGAGCCTAAACTGGTACCTCAAACACAACGAGATCAAGTTGAAGGGGCAAAGGGGGCCGTTAAACCATGA
- the radC gene encoding RadC family protein, with protein MEVPTVSVKDMLPFQRPREKFLALGPSHMAMEELLAILLRTGVKGQSAISLASDIVQSYDDGAYGLNRMTVEELIKIKGIGTDKAVTLCAALEMGRRLGELKIKATYEDFSQPFVIAQYVMERLRHEEVEHVWAAMLTSRNKLIQLEHISNGGLVSSLVEQRAVFKKAIACNAAAIILIHNHPSGDSRPSDEDIRLTKLFVSAGQFMGIPVLDHIIIGDNEFTSLSEIGKLS; from the coding sequence ATGGAAGTACCAACAGTAAGTGTAAAAGACATGTTACCATTTCAGCGTCCCCGTGAAAAATTTCTTGCTTTAGGACCATCCCATATGGCGATGGAGGAATTGCTAGCTATTTTATTGCGTACTGGGGTGAAAGGTCAGTCTGCCATATCGCTGGCGAGTGATATCGTACAGTCCTATGATGATGGGGCGTACGGTCTTAATAGAATGACCGTTGAAGAGCTTATAAAAATTAAGGGAATTGGCACAGATAAAGCGGTAACTTTGTGTGCGGCTCTTGAGATGGGGCGACGATTAGGGGAACTAAAAATTAAGGCAACATACGAAGATTTTTCTCAACCTTTTGTCATTGCTCAATATGTAATGGAGCGCTTGCGACATGAAGAGGTGGAGCATGTATGGGCAGCTATGTTGACGTCTCGAAATAAGTTGATTCAGTTAGAACATATTTCGAATGGAGGTTTAGTATCTAGCCTCGTAGAGCAACGAGCTGTTTTTAAGAAGGCCATAGCTTGTAATGCGGCAGCCATTATCTTAATACATAATCATCCATCTGGAGATAGCCGGCCTAGTGACGAAGATATACGGCTTACCAAGTTATTTGTTAGTGCAGGTCAGTTTATGGGAATACCAGTGTTAGATCATATTATCATTGGTGATAATGAATTCACTAGCCTTAGTGAAATTGGTAAACTTAGTTAG
- a CDS encoding rod shape-determining protein — protein sequence MSSILPTLGKDVSIDIGSIQTRLMGGTRGTVISEPSIIATDTKQEKVVAVGDEAARLVLRMPDMWRPLTPLKDGFIVDYRVMHTMLNYFLNKVSNALRRARVLVGVPCGMTDVEQRAMMDAVIQAGAREVFLIERPVAAAIGCGAPIFEARGSMVIDIGGGTVDMGIVSLGGIVDSKTIRFGGSDINNALLRYVRECFGVIVSEEIIEDIKHTVGTAMAPLEDAEYAFQGRDMMNGLGRRCVIHQSEVYQVVNDCIAGLLDEVKQMIRSAEPEIVADIMQYGIYLTGGTAQLSGLAERIGGELGVPVHVPDAPETKVVVGLNGASSDLVSLSRFIVNSKNRKGQD from the coding sequence ATGAGTTCCATTTTACCTACTCTAGGAAAAGATGTAAGTATAGATATTGGTTCCATACAGACGCGTCTCATGGGGGGGACGCGAGGAACTGTTATAAGCGAACCATCTATTATAGCAACTGATACAAAACAAGAAAAAGTAGTAGCCGTTGGGGATGAAGCGGCACGTCTTGTATTGCGTATGCCCGATATGTGGCGCCCTTTGACACCATTAAAAGATGGATTTATCGTGGACTATCGAGTTATGCATACGATGCTTAACTATTTTCTGAATAAAGTGTCTAATGCATTGCGCCGCGCTCGAGTTCTTGTTGGTGTTCCCTGTGGGATGACCGACGTTGAGCAAAGAGCGATGATGGATGCTGTTATTCAGGCCGGCGCACGCGAAGTATTTCTTATCGAACGACCTGTCGCTGCAGCCATTGGTTGTGGTGCACCTATCTTTGAAGCTCGTGGATCTATGGTCATTGATATTGGTGGTGGCACTGTCGATATGGGCATTGTTTCATTGGGCGGCATTGTAGATAGTAAAACGATTCGCTTCGGTGGCTCAGATATCAATAATGCATTGCTACGCTATGTACGTGAGTGTTTTGGGGTTATCGTTTCTGAAGAAATTATAGAAGATATTAAACATACAGTAGGCACTGCTATGGCACCTTTAGAAGATGCCGAATATGCCTTTCAAGGCCGTGATATGATGAATGGTTTAGGCAGACGTTGTGTTATTCATCAGTCAGAGGTATATCAAGTTGTTAATGACTGTATTGCTGGCCTTTTAGATGAAGTGAAACAAATGATTCGTTCTGCTGAACCTGAGATTGTAGCAGATATTATGCAATATGGAATATATCTTACTGGTGGTACTGCGCAACTGTCGGGCTTGGCTGAGCGTATCGGGGGCGAGTTAGGTGTGCCTGTACATGTTCCGGATGCACCAGAGACAAAAGTCGTTGTGGGCCTTAACGGAGCTTCATCTGACTTGGTGAGCTTATCACGTTTTATTGTGAATTCTAAAAATAGAAAGGGACAAGACTAA
- the rodA gene encoding rod shape-determining protein RodA: protein MWRKLWNDSDWAIIICTFLLVCIGLAAIGSATHVNQEPIGFGSLVVKQLIFFLANAAVVIGMQFLNYHRLKDWGNIIYGITLLMLIAVMAVGTSALGAQRWIQLGPITIQPSEFSKLLMIICMAKMLEPRIGKLDTFKSLILPVLYVGVPIGLVFLQPDLGTSLVYIAIFVGMLFISGIKTRLIKIIAGTGLLLMPLGWFVLKEYQKQRILVFLNPDIDPFGSGYHIIQSKIAIGSGLIFGKGIFNGTQSQLNFLPENHTDFIFSVIGEEFGFVGCILVLLLLFMLIYRSIKVAYMCNDNFGMLLATGIATMFTFEVLVNVGMTIGIMPVTGIPLPFLSYGVSALTTNMLSIGILLNIAMQRTKYIF from the coding sequence ATGTGGCGGAAACTATGGAATGATAGCGACTGGGCTATTATCATATGTACTTTTCTACTGGTTTGTATTGGCTTAGCAGCTATTGGCAGTGCAACTCATGTTAATCAAGAGCCTATTGGATTTGGTAGTTTAGTAGTAAAGCAACTTATATTTTTCCTTGCTAATGCAGCTGTTGTGATAGGCATGCAATTCCTTAACTACCATCGGTTAAAGGATTGGGGCAATATCATTTATGGCATTACCCTTTTGATGTTAATTGCCGTTATGGCCGTTGGTACATCTGCATTGGGTGCTCAACGGTGGATTCAACTGGGACCTATTACCATTCAGCCATCAGAATTTTCTAAATTATTGATGATTATCTGTATGGCCAAAATGCTAGAGCCCCGTATTGGCAAGTTAGATACATTTAAGTCTTTAATATTGCCTGTATTATATGTTGGGGTACCTATTGGACTTGTATTTTTACAACCTGACTTAGGTACATCTCTTGTGTACATTGCCATTTTTGTGGGGATGTTATTTATCTCTGGCATTAAAACTAGACTCATAAAAATCATCGCGGGCACTGGTTTATTATTGATGCCTTTAGGCTGGTTTGTACTGAAAGAATACCAAAAACAACGTATTCTCGTATTTTTAAATCCAGATATTGATCCGTTTGGCTCTGGCTATCATATTATTCAATCTAAGATTGCCATTGGTTCAGGTTTGATTTTTGGCAAAGGTATCTTTAATGGCACACAAAGTCAGTTGAACTTCTTACCAGAAAACCATACGGATTTTATTTTCTCCGTTATTGGTGAAGAATTTGGCTTTGTAGGTTGTATCCTAGTATTGTTATTGCTCTTTATGCTGATTTATCGCAGCATTAAAGTGGCGTATATGTGCAATGATAATTTTGGTATGTTATTAGCTACAGGTATTGCCACTATGTTTACCTTTGAGGTACTCGTAAATGTAGGTATGACAATTGGTATTATGCCTGTTACTGGTATTCCGTTGCCATTCCTTAGTTATGGTGTTAGTGCATTGACCACGAATATGTTGAGTATTGGTATTTTGTTAAATATCGCAATGCAACGAACGAAATATATTTTTTAA
- the mreD gene encoding rod shape-determining protein MreD — MTRLALVLCGFLIYFIQAQLLPAIFHTNWLPNLILTTIVIVTLFKGRYMGLMAAVIGGIVHDVLISNFFGLHLFPYVLVVYLLSAVKHRLYEERWYWSSAIVAICTLLDGFIRSLMILASGGDLHIGLYMWHMVIPVLFWNGLLAAIVHGLLWRKDEQQDYIW; from the coding sequence ATGACGCGTCTAGCTTTAGTACTCTGTGGATTTTTAATTTACTTTATACAGGCGCAATTATTGCCTGCTATTTTTCATACGAATTGGTTGCCAAATTTAATTTTGACCACCATTGTTATAGTCACACTATTTAAAGGTCGTTATATGGGGCTGATGGCAGCTGTTATAGGTGGTATTGTACATGATGTATTGATATCTAACTTCTTTGGGCTCCATTTATTCCCTTACGTTCTTGTGGTTTACCTATTATCCGCAGTGAAACATCGACTCTATGAAGAACGTTGGTATTGGTCCAGTGCTATTGTAGCCATTTGTACATTGCTTGATGGATTTATCCGGAGCTTAATGATATTGGCCAGTGGCGGGGATTTACATATAGGGTTATATATGTGGCATATGGTTATACCGGTACTATTTTGGAACGGTCTATTGGCTGCCATTGTACATGGATTATTGTGGCGTAAGGACGAACAGCAAGATTATATTTGGTAA
- a CDS encoding TIGR03960 family B12-binding radical SAM protein has product MIQLDTSWLQHVQKPARYTGGEYNSIVKDHSTVDVTMALAFPDVYEVAMSHLGIKILYGLVNRRDDAAAERVFAPWHDMEEEMRKRNIPLFSLETRTPIKDFDVLAFTLQYEMSFTNILNMLDLAGIPMYSKDRDMDFPLLVCGGPCAFNVEPIADFFDIVSLGESEEWGDEFIDLYKAEKAKGFPGGKEAFLRKVAQIPGTYCPALYDVEYTEQGDFKSITPRFEEVPVAVEKRIVEDVENVFYPTKPVVPFLDIVHDRAVLELFRGCTRGCRFCQAGMLYRPVREKTPERLLQIAKDTIANTGYNEISLMSLSSADYSKLPELVDMLMEEFKDKQVSVSLPSLRIDSFSIDIAKKVQQVRKSGLTFAPEAGTQRMRDVINKGVSEEDLLAACTNAFKSGWNTVKLYFMMGLPTETDEDLAGIADLAYKVLDLHRDITGKRNGSVTVSVSFFVPKTHSPYQWFGQQDVEEIHRKQRYLKSLINNRNISYHYHDGYTGYMEAAFARGDRRLSKVLVKAWEAGCKFDGWTEYFNYETWLKAFADCGLNPAYFARRTRDFDEPLPWDHLDCTVSKAFLKREWEQAVEANLTSDCRRGPCKGCNVCPELNTAIIDYKEGGRVEKVTFGLK; this is encoded by the coding sequence ATGATTCAATTAGATACGTCATGGTTACAACATGTCCAAAAGCCTGCTCGTTATACGGGTGGCGAATATAATAGTATCGTAAAAGATCACAGTACTGTTGATGTAACAATGGCATTAGCTTTTCCAGATGTATACGAAGTGGCCATGAGCCATTTGGGTATCAAAATTTTATATGGTCTTGTAAACCGTCGTGATGATGCAGCAGCGGAACGTGTGTTTGCACCTTGGCACGATATGGAAGAGGAGATGCGCAAGCGCAACATTCCTTTATTCTCTTTGGAAACTCGTACGCCTATTAAAGACTTTGATGTACTAGCCTTTACGCTTCAATATGAGATGAGCTTTACTAATATCTTGAATATGCTCGATTTGGCTGGCATTCCTATGTACTCTAAAGATCGTGATATGGATTTCCCATTACTCGTATGTGGTGGCCCATGTGCATTTAATGTAGAGCCTATTGCAGATTTCTTTGATATTGTATCTCTCGGTGAATCCGAAGAATGGGGCGATGAATTTATCGACCTCTATAAAGCTGAAAAAGCAAAAGGTTTCCCTGGTGGTAAAGAGGCGTTCTTACGTAAAGTGGCTCAAATTCCTGGTACCTATTGTCCTGCATTATATGATGTGGAATATACAGAGCAAGGCGATTTTAAATCTATTACACCTCGCTTTGAAGAGGTACCGGTAGCTGTAGAGAAACGTATCGTAGAGGACGTAGAAAATGTATTTTACCCTACAAAACCTGTTGTGCCTTTCTTAGATATTGTGCATGACCGGGCAGTACTAGAATTATTCCGTGGCTGTACACGTGGTTGTCGTTTCTGCCAAGCGGGAATGCTATACCGCCCTGTTCGTGAAAAGACGCCAGAGCGTTTGCTTCAAATTGCTAAGGATACGATTGCTAACACTGGTTATAATGAAATCTCTTTGATGAGCTTAAGCTCTGCGGATTATTCTAAATTGCCAGAGCTAGTAGACATGCTTATGGAAGAGTTCAAAGACAAACAAGTGAGCGTAAGCTTGCCATCCTTGCGCATCGATAGTTTCTCCATCGATATTGCGAAAAAGGTGCAACAAGTACGTAAAAGTGGTCTTACTTTTGCTCCTGAAGCAGGTACACAGCGCATGCGCGATGTTATCAACAAAGGCGTTAGCGAAGAAGACTTATTGGCAGCGTGTACAAATGCCTTTAAATCTGGGTGGAATACAGTTAAGCTGTACTTCATGATGGGCCTTCCTACTGAAACTGATGAAGACCTAGCGGGTATTGCTGATCTAGCGTACAAGGTACTTGATTTACACCGCGATATTACGGGTAAACGCAATGGTTCTGTAACTGTGAGTGTATCCTTCTTCGTACCAAAAACACATTCTCCATACCAATGGTTTGGTCAACAAGATGTTGAGGAAATCCATCGTAAGCAACGCTACTTAAAATCTCTCATCAATAATCGCAATATTTCTTATCACTATCATGATGGCTATACTGGCTACATGGAGGCCGCTTTTGCTCGTGGAGACCGTAGATTGTCTAAGGTTCTTGTAAAAGCATGGGAAGCAGGTTGTAAATTTGATGGCTGGACTGAGTACTTTAACTATGAAACTTGGTTGAAAGCATTCGCTGACTGTGGTTTGAATCCTGCATATTTTGCACGTCGTACTCGTGATTTCGACGAGCCATTACCTTGGGATCATTTGGATTGCACTGTAAGTAAAGCTTTCTTGAAACGAGAGTGGGAACAAGCGGTAGAGGCAAACTTAACAAGTGATTGCCGTCGCGGTCCATGTAAGGGCTGTAACGTATGTCCAGAGCTAAATACTGCAATTATTGACTATAAGGAGGGTGGCAGAGTTGAAAAAGTTACGTTTGGCCTTAAATAA
- a CDS encoding acetate/propionate family kinase, which produces MNVLVVNCGSSSLKYQLLDMTTETELAKGLFEKIGDQDAIFTHKRPNADKLERVEPILNHKEALRILLDILVDAEYGVIKSMDEIDAVGHRVVHGGEKFADSVLITPAVMEALEECCALAPLHNPPNIQGIEACQAIMPNVPQVAVFDTAFHQTMPKEAYMYALPYEYYEDYGIRRYGFHGTSHKYVAQRCAELMGKHMSDLRIITCHLGNGSSVSAIKGGRSIDTTMGFTPLSGLIMGTRTGDIDPAIVPFLMNKTGMNYDEVDTVMNKKSGVLGISGVSNDFRVIEEAAANGNKRAQLALNMFHYKVRRVIGAFAAVMGGVDAIVFTAGIGENGIGNRDAICNGLEYLGTRIDSERNNIRGKEQEISAEGSRVKIFVIPTNEEIMIARDTQRITASLKK; this is translated from the coding sequence ATGAACGTATTAGTAGTTAACTGCGGTAGTTCTTCCTTGAAATATCAATTACTTGATATGACAACTGAAACAGAATTGGCAAAAGGTCTTTTTGAGAAGATTGGTGATCAAGACGCTATCTTTACTCATAAACGTCCTAACGCAGATAAATTAGAACGCGTTGAACCAATTTTGAATCATAAAGAAGCTCTTCGTATTTTACTTGATATTTTAGTTGATGCTGAATATGGTGTAATTAAGTCTATGGACGAAATCGACGCTGTTGGTCACCGTGTAGTACATGGCGGTGAAAAATTCGCTGACTCCGTATTGATCACTCCAGCTGTTATGGAAGCATTAGAAGAATGCTGCGCATTGGCTCCATTGCATAACCCACCAAACATTCAAGGTATCGAAGCTTGCCAAGCTATCATGCCTAACGTACCACAAGTTGCTGTATTCGATACTGCATTCCACCAAACAATGCCTAAAGAAGCTTACATGTATGCGCTTCCTTACGAATACTATGAAGATTATGGCATCCGTCGTTACGGTTTCCATGGTACATCCCACAAATACGTTGCACAACGTTGCGCTGAATTGATGGGCAAACACATGTCTGATCTTCGCATCATCACATGTCACTTAGGTAATGGTTCTTCCGTGTCCGCTATTAAAGGTGGTCGCTCCATCGATACTACAATGGGCTTTACTCCATTGTCTGGTTTGATCATGGGTACTCGTACTGGTGATATTGATCCAGCTATCGTTCCATTCTTGATGAACAAAACTGGCATGAACTACGATGAAGTAGACACTGTTATGAATAAAAAATCCGGTGTACTTGGTATTTCCGGCGTGTCTAATGACTTCCGTGTTATCGAAGAAGCAGCAGCTAATGGTAACAAACGTGCTCAATTAGCATTGAACATGTTCCATTACAAAGTTCGCCGTGTAATTGGTGCATTCGCAGCAGTTATGGGTGGTGTTGATGCTATCGTATTCACAGCTGGTATCGGTGAAAACGGTATCGGTAACCGTGACGCAATCTGCAACGGTTTAGAATACTTGGGTACTCGCATTGACTCTGAACGCAACAACATCCGCGGTAAAGAACAAGAAATTAGTGCTGAAGGCTCCAGAGTTAAAATCTTCGTAATCCCTACAAACGAAGAAATCATGATTGCTCGCGATACTCAACGTATTACAGCATCCTTGAAAAAATAA